The genomic stretch TGCTCTATGACGGCATCGGCGACACCCTGCGCGTCTCCCTGACCGGTGATCCGGTGGAAGAAGTGCGGGTCGGCTGGGAAATTCTCAAGGCCCTGGAATTGCGCGAACGCGGGCCGGTGTTCGTGAGTTGCCCGACCTGCGGCCGCTGCCAGATCGACCTTATTGCCGTGGCCGAAGAGGTGGAACGTCGTCTGCACGACCTGCCGAAGAAGATCACCGTGGCCGTGATGGGCTGTGTAGTCAACGGGCCGGGCGAGGCCCGCGAGGCTGATATTGGCATCGCGGGCGGCAAGGGGCAGGGACTGCTCTTCCGCCACGGGCAGGTAGTGCGCAAGGTGCCGCAAGCCGAACTGGCCGATGCGCTGGTGGCAGAAGCCTGGGAACTGGTGCACCAGAAAGGAAAGGGCTGAATCGCCGCGGCGGGAGGCTTTCTGTACACTGTTTTCTTGCCTTTTGCCCGCAGATACGCTAGCTTTTCCTACCTGCCGGCGCCCTCTGGCGCCTCTATCTGTTTTCCGCGTTATCCAATTTTATCAAGAGGTGAGGTTTTTCATGCGCTGGTCCCAGTATTTGTTGCCGACATTGAAAGAGACCCCCGCCGACGCCGAAGTGGTCAGCCACCAGCTGATGATGCGGGCCGGCATGATCCGCAAAGTGGCCGCCGGTATCTATAATTATATGCCGTTGGGACTGCGGTCCATCCGCAAGGTCGAAGCCATTGTGCGCGAAGAGCTTGACCGGGCCGGAGCCATCGAGGTCCTGATGCCCATGGCCAACCCCGCCGAACTCTGGCAGGAAACGGGACGCTGGGACAAGTACGGCAAGGAACTGCTGCGCTTCAAGGACCGCAAAGACGCCAATTTCTGCATGGGACCGACCCATGAGGAGGTCGTCACCGACATCGTGCGCAACACGGTGCGCTCTTACCGCCAACTGCCTCTTAATCTCTATCAGATCCAGACCAAGTTCCGCGACGAGATCCGTCCCCGTTTCGGCCTGATGCGCGGCCGCGAGTTTATCATGAAGGACGCCTATTCCTTCGATCTCGACGATGCCGGGGCCGATGCTTCCTATGAGAAAATGTACCAGGCCTATCGCCGCATCTTCACCCGCTGCGGCCTCAGGTTCCGCGCTGTCGAGGCGGACACCGGCTCTATCGGCGGCTCTTCCTCTCACGAGTTCATGGTGCTGGCCGAATCTGGCGAGGATGCCATTGTTTCCTGTGATAGCTGTGAATATGCCGCCAACGTGGAGAAGGCCGAGATCCGCCTGGGGGCACTGACGACGCCGGCGGCGACGGAAGACCGGCGCAAAGTGGCCACGCCGGCCCGCAAGACCATCGAGGACGTGGCCCTTTTTCTGGAGACCAGCCCGACGCGACTGCTCAAGACCCTGATCGTCGAGACCGATGCCGGCGAGACCGTGGGGGTGCTGTTGCGCGGGGATCGCGAGCTCAACGACATCAAGCTGGCGCATCTCCTCGGTTGTGCCTGGGTCACTCTGGCGCCGGAAGAAGTGGTGCAGAAGGTCACCGGCGCGCCGAGTGGCTTTGCTGGTCCCGTTGGTCTGAAGATCCGCCTCGTGGCGGATCTGGAGGTGCAAGGCATGGCCGACTTCATCACCGGCGCCAACGAAAAGGATGCCCATTTTACCGGGGTCAACCTGAATCGCGACTTTACTATCGATACCTTCGCCGATCTGCGCCAGGCCATCGGTGGGGATCCCTGCCCCCGCTGCGAAGGTAAGCTCGAGATCTGGCGGGGCATCGAAGTGGGACACGTCTTCAAACTCGGCACCAAGTATTCGGAGGCCATGGGCGCCACCGTGCTGGATGATCAGGGCAAGGACCGTGTGCTGGTCATGGGCTGCTACGGTATCGGCATCGGCCGCACCGTCGCTTCGGCCATCGAACAGAATCATGACGAGAACGGCATCATCTTTCCCCTGCCGATCGCCCCCTTCCAGGTCGTCGTCACCATGGTCAACCCCAACGATGATGAAGTCCGGGCGGCGGCGGAGGCTCTTTATGATGATCTGCGGCAGGCCGGTGTCGAAGTGCTGCTTGATGACCGCGACGAGCGCCCAGGCAGCAAGTTCAAGGATGCGGACCTTATCGGCATCCCCTTGCGGGTGACCGTCGGTGCCCGTGGTCTCAAGGAAGGAGCGCTGGAGCTGCAGGAGCGACTGAACGGGCAACGGAGCCTGCTGCCGGCGGCGGAGGCGGCCGCCGTGGTTGCGGACAAGATCAAGGCGGCCCTGGCGTCTGATCGAGGGCGGGATTGAGAAGCCGCCACTTAAGAGTAGAGACTTATGGCAGCTGACAGCACGTTTTTGAATGTTCCTCCCCAGGTGGCCGACAAAATTGCGGTTTCATCTTTGGAGCTGACCGCATCTTCCTCCTGTCATCTCCTCTTTACGTCCCCGGAAGCGGGCGAGGTCTTGATGGCGGGTGTGCTGGGGGAGGTCTCGGTAACGGATCTTCTCTCCTTCTTTAATATGTTCCGGAAAACCGGCGTCTTGCACTTTGAACTCAAAGGGGGTTGCAAGGACCTGTGCTTCCAGCAGGGTGAGATTGTCTCGGCGAGGAGCACCTTTCCGGGAGAAGACCTGGGGGGGGTCCTCTTTGACATGGGGAAGCTGAACGCGGAAGCACTTCAGAAGGTCCGGCAATCATCTGTCGATCTGACTCGTGGCGGCAAGACTCTGGTCGAAAAGGGGCTGGTCACGGCCAAGGATCTCTGGCAGGCGACGCGCCAGCAGGTGGAATTCATCATCTATGGCCTCTTTGCCTTTCAGGCCGGCAGCTATGTCTTCCTGAACCGGCCCCCGGGCAAGGCTGACGCTGTCCGGCTCTCTCTGAGCACCCAGAACCTCATCATGGAGGGGCTGCGCCGCGTTGACGAGAAAGAACTTTTCATGCGTCGCATCGGTTCCCTCGATGGTTTGCCGGTGCTGATCCCGGGGAGTGTCGAGGATCTGCCGCCATCGGAAAAACGTCTGGCGCTGTTTATTGGCGAAAGACGCCTCGCGGTACGTGAGATTTTGCGCCGGAGCGGCATGGGGGAGTTCGAGACGCTGCGCCTGCTCTATCAGTTGATCGAGAAGAAGGCGGTGAGGGTGGAGGACGCCCCCTCGGTGGAGGCATCCGGGGACCTGGGCAAGATTCTGTCCATTTTCAATGGGGCCCTTTCGGCGATCTTCCGGCGCCTGAGTGAGAAGAATCCCGGCTTTGGCCAGGATGTGGATGCTTTTCTGCACACGTTGCCTCAACCTTTTTCGTACGTCTTTCGGGATGTGACCCTGGCCGAAGACGGCTCCATAGAGGCGGGGCGTATCCTGATCAATCTGGGCGGACTTGATGAGTCGGACAAGATGAAACTGCTGGCCGATGCCTTGAGCGAGCTGGTTTATATGGAATGCATGGCCGCCCGTCGCCAACTGGGGGCGGATGAATCGACGGAACTCATTCAGCGGGTGCAGGAGATCTCCCGCCGGGTGAAACATATCATTGGGAGCAAGTGATGAAGAATTCTGTACGTGATCGCCTGGTTTTCGCTCTGGACGTCGACAGCTTTGAAGAGGCGGAGCGCTGGGTCAAGCTGCTGCACGAAAAGGTCGGGGTTTTCAAGGTGGGCAAACAGCTCTTTACCCGCTGTGGCCCCGAGGTGGTTCACATGGTTCGCGGGGAAGGAGGGGATGTCTTTCTTGATCTGAAGTATCACGATATCCCCAACACGGTGGCCAGCGCTGGCGTGGAGGCGACTCGGCTCGGGGTTCGCATGTTTAATGTGCATGCCCTGGGTGGGCGGGAGATGATGGAGAAAACGGTGGCTGCCGTCGATGCGGTCTGTCCGAAGGGGGCCGCCGAGCGTCCCGTGCTGCTGGCGGTGACCATCCTGACCTCCTCCACCGAGGAAACGCTGAAGCAGGTCGGTATCGATCGTCCCGTTCAGGAAATGGTGCCCCGTCTGGCCAAGCTGGCCAAGGATGCCGGCATGGACGGCGTGGTTGCCTCGCCCAAGGAAGTCGCCCTCATCCGGGAGGTTTGCGGTGACGATTTCCTCATCGTGACGCCTGGCGTGCGCCCCGCATTTGCCTCTCTGGATGACCAGAAGCGGGTCACCACCCCCGCCGAAGCCATTAGCGCCGGTGCCGATTACCTAGTCATCGGGCGGCCTATTTCGGCGGCAGCCGATCCTGTCGAGGCGGCAGAAAAGATCCTGGATGAAATGGCTGCCGCTCTCGGCGAGAATCGTTGATGGCGGATTGGGTCTATGGTGTAAATCCGGCTCGTGAAGGGCTGCGCAGCCGGCTCCGACGCCCCCTTGAGCTGGTCGTAACGCGCCAGCCTCTCGGTCCTCGGGTGCAGGAAGTGATCGAAGAGGCGGAGCGGGCGGGTGTGGTTGTTCGCCAGGTCGAGCGCCGGGACATGGATCGGCTGGCGGGAAACAACCGTCACCAGGGGGTCCTGCTGAAGGTGGAAGATTATTCTTTTGCCTCTGTCGACGATCTGGTTGAGAGCTGGCGGGCCTCCGGCAGGCCTGCATTCTTTTTGCTCCTCGACGGCATCACTGATCCGCACAATCTGGGGGCTTTGATCCGCAGTGCGGAGGGTGCCGGTTGTCATGGCGTGATCATTCCCAAAGACAGAGCCTGTGGTGTCACCGGGGTAGTGGACAAGTCCTCGGCGGGCGCTCTCGAGCATATTCCGCTCTGCCAGGTAACTAATCTGGCCCGCACCATGGATGAACTGCGCCGAGCAGGAGTATGGGTTTATGGACTTGCCGGAGAGGCCGGTAGCCAGAACCTCTATTCCTGCGATCTGGCGGGGAACGTTGCCCTGGTGGTTGGTAGCGAAGGGAGCGGACTGCGTCCCAACGTAAAGGCTCATTGCGACGGTCTGCTATGTATTCCTATGGCAGGAGCGGTCTCTTCCCTCAATGCCTCCGTTGCCGGAGCCTTGGCCATGTACGAGGTTGTTCGCCAGCGCCGGCTTCTGAACGACTGCTGATTTTTTGCATATAAAATCATTGACATCGCCTGCCAAATGAATTATACGTTCACCCGTTCCGGGCGGGAATGATCGCAGCAGAAAAAAAGCTTGCAATTCGAAAGTCACTGTTGTATAAATCCCCCCCTGTGCTGGCGTAGCTCAATAGGTAGAGCAGCTGACTTGTAATCAGCAGGTTGCGGGTTCAATTCCTGTCGCCAGCTCCAGTGAGCTACAAAGGGGCTGAAAACCTTTTGTTTTAAATTCCCCTGGAGGGGTTCCCGAGCGGCCAAAGGGAGCAGACTGTAAATCTGCCGTCGTAGACTTCGGAGGTTCGAATCCTCCCCCCTCCACCATATGAAACTCGCCGGATGAGGTCGGGTAGGCGTTTCCAGGAGGCCATGGGCTGAGTGTACTGGGAAGTCGATCCTTCTGGAGTCCACCGTGTAGCAGATAAAATTAAGGTTGGTTGTTTTTGGGCGGGAGTAGCTCAGTTGGCTAGAGCATCAGCCTTCCAAGCTGAGGGTCGCGGGTTCGAATCCCGTTTCCCGCTCCAAACTAACCCTGGTGATTCCGCAGAAAGTCAGTGAATAGGCCCACATAGCTCAGCAGGTAGAGCACTTCCTTGGTAAGGAAGAGGTCACCGGTTCAAGTCCGGTTGTGGGCTCCATACACTGTTTCTGGGGGTTTGTCTGTTTGTATTGGATCATGGCCTCGCAAACGCAGCTGGCCCAACATTAGGCGAAATAAGCAAAATCAGTAAAAAGGGAGGATGACACWATGGCWAARGCMAAATTCGAGAGAAAAAAACCCCATGTCAATATCGGGACCATTGGTCACGTTGACCATGGCAAGACGACCCTGACAGCCGCCATCACCAAGGTTCTGGCAGCCAAGGGCGGCGCCGAGTACAAAGGTTACGATCAGATCGACAACGCTCCCGAGGAGCGCGAGCGCGGCATCACCATCGCTACCGCCCACGTCGAGTATGAGACTGAAAAGCGCCACTACGCCCACGTTGACTGCCCCGGCCACGCCGACTACGTCAAGAACATGATCACCGGTGCTGCCCAGATGGACGGCGCTATTCTGGTCGTTTCGGCCGCTGACGGCCCCATGCCCCAGACCCGTGAGCACATCCTGCTCGCCCGTCAGGTTGGCGTACCCGCCATGGTTGTCTTCCTTAACAAGGCCGACATGGTTGACGATGCCGAACTTATGGAGTTGGTTGAGCTGGAAGTTCGCGAGCTGCTTTCTTCCTATGAGTTCCCCGGTGACGACATTCCCATCATCCCCGGTTCGGCTCTGAAGGCCCTTGAGGGCGATGCTGGTGAGCTGGGCGAGCAGGCCATCATGAAGCTGATGGACGCCGTTGATAATTACATCCCCGAGCCCGAGCGCGCCATCGACCGGCCCTTCCTGATGCCCGTCGAGGACGTCTTCTCCATCTCCGGCCGTGGTACGGTTGCTACCGGTCGTGTTGAGCGCGGTGTCGTTAAGGTGGGCGAGGAAGTTGAAATCGTTGGTATGAAAGCCACCACCAAGACTGTCGTGACCGGCGTCGAGATGTTCCGCAAGCTGCTCGATCAGGGCCAGGCTGGCGACAACGTCGGCGTCCTGCTGCGTGGCGTCAAGCGCGAGGACATCGAGCGTGGTCAGGTATTGGCCAAGCCCGGCAGCATTACGCCGCACACGAAGTTCAAGGCAGAAGCCTACATCCTGTCCAAGGAAGAAGGCGGCCGTCACACCCCGTTCTTCAAGGGGTATCGTCCTCAGTTCTACTTCCGCACTACCGACGTTACCGGTATTGTGGAGTTGCCCGAAGGGACCGAGATGGTCATGCCTGGCGACAACGTCGCCATGACGGTTAACCTGATCACCCCCATCGCCATGGACAAGGAACTGCGCTTTGCTATCCGCGAAGGCGGTCGTACGGTTGGCGCGGGTGTTGTTAGCGAAATTATCGAGTAATAGAGGAATAGAGTCATGCCGAGCCAGAAAATAAGAATCCGTTTGAAGGCTTATGATCATAAGCTTCTTGATCAGTCTGTGAACGAAATCGTGGATACCGCCAAGCGTACAGGAGCCCGGATTGCCGGCCCCATTCCTCTGCCGACGGTAATTAACAAGTACACTGTTCTTCGTGGACCCCACGTTGACAAAAAAAGCCGTGAGCAGTTCGAGATGCGCACGCACAAGCGTTTACTGGATATTCTCGAACCGACCCAGCAGACCGTGGATGCCTTGATGAAGCTTGATCTCTCTGCCGGGGTTGATGTCGAAATTAAGCTCTAAGATTAATCTTCATATTAGGTAAGGGTAGGTCCGATGATAAATGGAATCTTGGGAAAGAAGTTGGGGATGACCCAGGTCTTCGCCATCGATGGCAGAAGAATCCCTGTTACGGTTGTTGAAGCCGGTCCCTGTGTTGTTCTTCAGAAGAAGACTGTTGAGACGGACGGGTACAATGCCGTGCAGGTCGGCTTCGGTGTTAAAAAGATTCACCGTGTCAGCAAGCCCGAGCTTGGACATTTCAAAAAAGCAGGCAAGGGCGCTTTCGGCACACTTCGCGAATTTCGCGCCGACAGCGTGGACGAATATAACGTGGGCGACGAGATCACCTGCCAGGGGATCTTTGCGGCCGGTGATATTGTCGATGTTACAGGAACGAGCAAGGGTAAGGGCTTCCAGGGGGTCATAAAACGCTGGAACTTTGCCGGTGGCAGAGCTACGCACGGCTCCATGTTCCACCGGGCCCCGGGATCTATCGGTGCCAGCGCCTGGCCTTCCAGGGTGTTTAAAGGTAAAAAGATGGCTGGGCAGATGGGCAATAAAAAGGTAACCACCCAGAATCTACAGATTGTTGATGTCCGCCCCGATCAGAACCTTATTTTGGTTAAAGGTGCCATCCCCGGACCAAAAAACGCTGTGGTGGAGATCCGCAAAGGCCTTAAGGCTAAAAAGTAGCCTCTAGATATATGATTTGGGAGAAACTCCATGGCTAAAATCGCTGTATATGACATAAATAAAAACCAAGTGTCTGAAAAGGAAATCTCAGATGCGGTGTTTAATGTCGAAGTCAGATCCTATCTGATTCATGACATGGTTCGCTATCAGCTGGCCGCCCGCCGGCAGGGAACCTCTGCCAGCAAAACCCGTAGTGAGGTTGCTGGCGGCGGGAAAAAGCCCTATAAGCAGAAGGGTACTGGTAACGCCCGTCAAGGGTGCATCCGTGCACCTCACTACGTAGGTGGGGGCGCCGCTTTTGGGCCTAATCCTCGCGATTACAATTTCAAGCTCAATCGTAAGGTTAAAAAAGCAGCCCTGAAGAGCGCTCTTTCCGTGCGTTTTCAGGATAGCAGACTGACCGTTCTCAACGCGATTGACCTCGGGAAAATCAGCACCAAGTCGTTCGCTGAATTTCTTGGTCGCTTCGATCTTCAAAAGGTGCTGGTTGTTATTGAGGGTGAAAACCCCCAGGTTGAGCTGTCTGCCAGAAACCTTCCTTTTGTAAAGGTTCTTAAGGCCGAGGGTGTTAACGTTTACGACGTCATGAAGTATCCGAACCTCGTGATGACTGAAGGCGCCGTGTCTCAACTGGAAGGAGCGTTGGCCTGATGAAACCGTTGCATCAGATTATTAAGAGGCCGCTGGTTACCGAGAAGACCAGCCTGCAGAAAGAAGTGGGCCAGGTGGTTGCTTTTGAAGTAGCACTGAATGCCAACAAGATTGAAATCAAGCAAGCCGTTGAAAAGGCTTTCAGCGTCAAGGTTAAGGACGTGAATACCGCTCTGACTCGGGGGAAAGTTAAGCGGGTCGGTCGCAATTTCGGGAAACGGTCCAATACCAAAAAAGCTTACGTCACCCTGGCGGAAGGCACCATCGATTTCTTCGGGGTCTAACGGCAAGTAATCTAGCGATACGGAGTAACCATAATGGCGATCAAAAAGTATAAACCGACCTCACCCGGTCGTCGCAATATGACATCTTCGACTTATGAGGAGATCACCACCTCGACTCCTGAGAAGTCACTTCTGGCACCGCTGAAGCGTACCGGAGGACGTAACAATAATGGCCGAATCACCAAGCGCCACACGGGTGGTGGGCATAAGCGTAAATACAGGATCATCGATTTTAAACGGGACAAAAAAGAAGTGCCGGCCAAAATCGTTTCTGTAGAATATGATCCGAATCGGACCGCCCGCATCGCCCTGCTCAACTATGCCGATGGCGAAAAACGTTACATCTTGGCTCCTGTCGGCCTTAATGTTGGTGACGTTGTGGTGGCGAGTGAAAAGGCTGATATTAAGCCTGGAAACGCCATGCCTATACGCGCCATCCCTTTGGGTACCTGGGTTCACAATGTTGAGCTTAAGGTTGGTAAGGGCGGCCAGCTGGCCCGTAGCGCTGGCACCTACGCCATGATTGCAGCCAAAGAAGGGAAGTATTCCCAACTTCGGCTTCCTTCTGGTGAGGTTCGTCTCGTTCTGCAGGAATGTTGCGCAACCATCGGTCAGGTCGGCAACCAGGATCACGAAAATGTCAAAGTGGGTAAGGCAGGACGAAATCGCTGGCTTGGTAAGCGTCCCCAGTCCCGTGGTGTTGCCATGAACCCTGTCGATCATCCGCATGGTGGCGGCGAAGGTAAATCCTCCGGTGGCCGGCATCCCGTTACGCCCTGGGGTATTCCGACCAAAGGTTACAAAACCCGAGTTAATAAGCGGACTGATCGTTTCATCGTCCGGCGTCGTACAAAATAGACCATTTTAAATAGAGGAGACGGCAGTGGCTAGATCAATCAAAAAAGGGCCGTACGTCCAAGAAAGCCTTTTGCGAAAAGTCGATCTGGAAGGTGGGACTACCAGTAAGCAGGTCATTAAGACCTGGTCGCGGCGTTCAACCATCCTTCCTGAGTTCGTAGGTCATACTTTTGCTGTGCATAACGGTAAAAAGTTCATCCCCGTTTTTGTTACCGAAAATATGGTTGGGCATAAACTGGGTGAGTTTGCTCCCACCCGGACCTACTATGGTCACGGAGCCGACAAGAAGAGCAAGCGCAAATAAATAGTTCCGTTAGAGGAGTTTCATTTCATGGAAGCCAGAGCAAAGTTGAGTTACGCGCGCCTTTCGCCCCAGAAAGCACGACTGGTTGTCGATATGGTACGTGGAAAAGGGGTGCAGGAGGCTCTTAACGTCCTCAAGTTTTCTCCCCAGAAGGCAGCGCCCATTGTCGCCAAACTTGTCAGTTCGGCAGTGGCTAACGCCGAGCAAAAGGGTGTTAACGATGTTGATCGTCTCTTTATCAAGGCGATTACCGTAGACCAGGGACCTGTTCTCAAGCGGTTCCTGCCTCGGGCTCAGGGAAGGGCGACCCGTATTCGTAAACCGACCAGTCACATGACGGTTATTCTTGACGAAAAATAAGGTGTTTAGGAGGTGATAGTTTGGGCCAGAAAGTTCATCCTGTAGGATTTCGTCTGGGAGTCGTCAAAACCTGGGACTCCAAGTGGTATGCCGAGGCGGATTACGCCAAGCTGCTGCATGAAGATATTAAGCTGCGTAATTACCTCAAAAAGAGGCTTTACCACGCCGGTATTTCTAAAATCGAAATCGAGCGTGCGGCGAGCAAGGCGAAAATCAACATTTTTGCCGCTCGTCCCGGCATCATCATCGGAAAGAGGGGGTCCGAGGTTGAGGCTCTCAAGAAAGAGCTGGCCAAACTCACCGATAAGGAAGTATTTATCAATATTCAGGAAGTACGCAAGCCTGAGATCGACGCTCAGTTGCTCGCCGAAAACGTGGCCCTGCAGCTAGAGAGGCGTGTGGCTTTCCGCCGCGCCATGAAAAAAGGGGTTACCCAAGCTCTCAAGTTCGGCGCACAGGGGATCAAAATCAACTGTGCCGGCCGTTTGGGAGGAGCCGAAATCGCTCGTACTGAGTGGTACCGCGAAGGGAGAGTGCCTCTTCACACTCTTCGCGCAGACATCGATTATGGATTCGCTGAGGCGAAAACCACCTACGGGATTATCGGTGTCAAGGTACTCATCTTCAAGGGCGAAGTTCTCGCAAGAGAACAGTGAAAATCCAGGACAGGTATAGGAGTAAACTGCTATGTTAATGCCCAAGAAGGTTAAGC from Desulfuromonas sp. KJ2020 encodes the following:
- the tuf gene encoding elongation factor Tu, giving the protein MAKAKFERKKPHVNIGTIGHVDHGKTTLTAAITKVLAAKGGAEYKGYDQIDNAPEERERGITIATAHVEYETEKRHYAHVDCPGHADYVKNMITGAAQMDGAILVVSAADGPMPQTREHILLARQVGVPAMVVFLNKADMVDDAELMELVELEVRELLSSYEFPGDDIPIIPGSALKALEGDAGELGEQAIMKLMDAVDNYIPEPERAIDRPFLMPVEDVFSISGRGTVATGRVERGVVKVGEEVEIVGMKATTKTVVTGVEMFRKLLDQGQAGDNVGVLLRGVKREDIERGQVLAKPGSITPHTKFKAEAYILSKEEGGRHTPFFKGYRPQFYFRTTDVTGIVELPEGTEMVMPGDNVAMTVNLITPIAMDKELRFAIREGGRTVGAGVVSEIIE
- a CDS encoding DUF4388 domain-containing protein, with translation MAADSTFLNVPPQVADKIAVSSLELTASSSCHLLFTSPEAGEVLMAGVLGEVSVTDLLSFFNMFRKTGVLHFELKGGCKDLCFQQGEIVSARSTFPGEDLGGVLFDMGKLNAEALQKVRQSSVDLTRGGKTLVEKGLVTAKDLWQATRQQVEFIIYGLFAFQAGSYVFLNRPPGKADAVRLSLSTQNLIMEGLRRVDEKELFMRRIGSLDGLPVLIPGSVEDLPPSEKRLALFIGERRLAVREILRRSGMGEFETLRLLYQLIEKKAVRVEDAPSVEASGDLGKILSIFNGALSAIFRRLSEKNPGFGQDVDAFLHTLPQPFSYVFRDVTLAEDGSIEAGRILINLGGLDESDKMKLLADALSELVYMECMAARRQLGADESTELIQRVQEISRRVKHIIGSK
- the rlmB gene encoding 23S rRNA (guanosine(2251)-2'-O)-methyltransferase RlmB, with translation MADWVYGVNPAREGLRSRLRRPLELVVTRQPLGPRVQEVIEEAERAGVVVRQVERRDMDRLAGNNRHQGVLLKVEDYSFASVDDLVESWRASGRPAFFLLLDGITDPHNLGALIRSAEGAGCHGVIIPKDRACGVTGVVDKSSAGALEHIPLCQVTNLARTMDELRRAGVWVYGLAGEAGSQNLYSCDLAGNVALVVGSEGSGLRPNVKAHCDGLLCIPMAGAVSSLNASVAGALAMYEVVRQRRLLNDC
- the rpsC gene encoding 30S ribosomal protein S3: MGQKVHPVGFRLGVVKTWDSKWYAEADYAKLLHEDIKLRNYLKKRLYHAGISKIEIERAASKAKINIFAARPGIIIGKRGSEVEALKKELAKLTDKEVFINIQEVRKPEIDAQLLAENVALQLERRVAFRRAMKKGVTQALKFGAQGIKINCAGRLGGAEIARTEWYREGRVPLHTLRADIDYGFAEAKTTYGIIGVKVLIFKGEVLAREQ
- the rplD gene encoding 50S ribosomal protein L4; translation: MAKIAVYDINKNQVSEKEISDAVFNVEVRSYLIHDMVRYQLAARRQGTSASKTRSEVAGGGKKPYKQKGTGNARQGCIRAPHYVGGGAAFGPNPRDYNFKLNRKVKKAALKSALSVRFQDSRLTVLNAIDLGKISTKSFAEFLGRFDLQKVLVVIEGENPQVELSARNLPFVKVLKAEGVNVYDVMKYPNLVMTEGAVSQLEGALA
- the rpsJ gene encoding 30S ribosomal protein S10; translation: MPSQKIRIRLKAYDHKLLDQSVNEIVDTAKRTGARIAGPIPLPTVINKYTVLRGPHVDKKSREQFEMRTHKRLLDILEPTQQTVDALMKLDLSAGVDVEIKL
- the rplC gene encoding 50S ribosomal protein L3 gives rise to the protein MINGILGKKLGMTQVFAIDGRRIPVTVVEAGPCVVLQKKTVETDGYNAVQVGFGVKKIHRVSKPELGHFKKAGKGAFGTLREFRADSVDEYNVGDEITCQGIFAAGDIVDVTGTSKGKGFQGVIKRWNFAGGRATHGSMFHRAPGSIGASAWPSRVFKGKKMAGQMGNKKVTTQNLQIVDVRPDQNLILVKGAIPGPKNAVVEIRKGLKAKK
- the rplB gene encoding 50S ribosomal protein L2; this encodes MAIKKYKPTSPGRRNMTSSTYEEITTSTPEKSLLAPLKRTGGRNNNGRITKRHTGGGHKRKYRIIDFKRDKKEVPAKIVSVEYDPNRTARIALLNYADGEKRYILAPVGLNVGDVVVASEKADIKPGNAMPIRAIPLGTWVHNVELKVGKGGQLARSAGTYAMIAAKEGKYSQLRLPSGEVRLVLQECCATIGQVGNQDHENVKVGKAGRNRWLGKRPQSRGVAMNPVDHPHGGGEGKSSGGRHPVTPWGIPTKGYKTRVNKRTDRFIVRRRTK
- the rplV gene encoding 50S ribosomal protein L22, with the translated sequence MEARAKLSYARLSPQKARLVVDMVRGKGVQEALNVLKFSPQKAAPIVAKLVSSAVANAEQKGVNDVDRLFIKAITVDQGPVLKRFLPRAQGRATRIRKPTSHMTVILDEK
- a CDS encoding 50S ribosomal protein L23 is translated as MKPLHQIIKRPLVTEKTSLQKEVGQVVAFEVALNANKIEIKQAVEKAFSVKVKDVNTALTRGKVKRVGRNFGKRSNTKKAYVTLAEGTIDFFGV
- a CDS encoding proline--tRNA ligase yields the protein MRWSQYLLPTLKETPADAEVVSHQLMMRAGMIRKVAAGIYNYMPLGLRSIRKVEAIVREELDRAGAIEVLMPMANPAELWQETGRWDKYGKELLRFKDRKDANFCMGPTHEEVVTDIVRNTVRSYRQLPLNLYQIQTKFRDEIRPRFGLMRGREFIMKDAYSFDLDDAGADASYEKMYQAYRRIFTRCGLRFRAVEADTGSIGGSSSHEFMVLAESGEDAIVSCDSCEYAANVEKAEIRLGALTTPAATEDRRKVATPARKTIEDVALFLETSPTRLLKTLIVETDAGETVGVLLRGDRELNDIKLAHLLGCAWVTLAPEEVVQKVTGAPSGFAGPVGLKIRLVADLEVQGMADFITGANEKDAHFTGVNLNRDFTIDTFADLRQAIGGDPCPRCEGKLEIWRGIEVGHVFKLGTKYSEAMGATVLDDQGKDRVLVMGCYGIGIGRTVASAIEQNHDENGIIFPLPIAPFQVVVTMVNPNDDEVRAAAEALYDDLRQAGVEVLLDDRDERPGSKFKDADLIGIPLRVTVGARGLKEGALELQERLNGQRSLLPAAEAAAVVADKIKAALASDRGRD
- the pyrF gene encoding orotidine-5'-phosphate decarboxylase, with the protein product MMKNSVRDRLVFALDVDSFEEAERWVKLLHEKVGVFKVGKQLFTRCGPEVVHMVRGEGGDVFLDLKYHDIPNTVASAGVEATRLGVRMFNVHALGGREMMEKTVAAVDAVCPKGAAERPVLLAVTILTSSTEETLKQVGIDRPVQEMVPRLAKLAKDAGMDGVVASPKEVALIREVCGDDFLIVTPGVRPAFASLDDQKRVTTPAEAISAGADYLVIGRPISAAADPVEAAEKILDEMAAALGENR
- the rpsS gene encoding 30S ribosomal protein S19, translated to MARSIKKGPYVQESLLRKVDLEGGTTSKQVIKTWSRRSTILPEFVGHTFAVHNGKKFIPVFVTENMVGHKLGEFAPTRTYYGHGADKKSKRK